In the genome of Bradyrhizobium sp. CB3481, the window CTCCCGGCGCAGGTCGAGGAAGCGGTATTTGAGGCGGATATCCTCAGGGTATTCCTGCTCGCCGAACACCGGCAGCGGCAGCTCGGCCGCGGGCCCAAGCACCTCGATCTCGTTGACGTAGACCTCGACCGCGCCGGTCGGCAGTTCCGGATTGTCGGTGCCCTCTGGGCGTTTGCGCACCTTGCCGTCGATCCGCACCACCCATTCCGAGCGGAACTTTTCCACTTCCTTGAACGCCGGCGAATCCGGGTCGGCCACGCATTGGGTGATGCCGTAATGGTCGCGCAGGTCGATGAACAGCACGCCGCCATGGTCGCGGATGCGATGGCACCAGCCGGAAAGACGGGCGGTCTGCCCAATGTCGCTCTCACGGAGCGCGCCGCATGTGTGTGACCGGTAGCGATGCATGGTAGTCCCAAAAACTGATGTCGGATGATCGAATCGGCGGGGCCAACGCCCTTGCCCGAAGTTGCGGAGGGTTTACCCGACGAGGCCGGGGGCGGCAACCAAGGGAACGGCCGGTTTTGCTCGGAAACCGCAGATTTTCGGCGCCAATGGCGAGAACCGTTTGCCTATTCGCCGCGCGGACCTATCTTTCCGGGATGACCGTCCATTTCCCGTTCCAGAACACCTATTCGGCCCTGCCGGCGAACTTTTTCGCCCGCGTAGCGCCGACGCCGGTAGCCGCCCCCCGCCTGATCAAGCTGAACCGGGCCCTGGCCGTCCATCTGGGGCTTGATCCCGACGTGCTGGACAGTCCCGAAGGCGCGGAAATCCTCGCCGGCAAGCGCCTGCCCGAGGGCGCCGATCCGATCGCCATGGCCTATGCCGGCCACCAGTTCGGCCAGTTCGTGCCCCAGCTCGGCGATGGCCGGGCCATCCTGCTCGGCGAGGTCATCGACAAGGACGGCGTCCGCCGCGATATCCAGCTCAAGGGCTCCGGCCCGACCCCGTTCTCGCGCCGGGGCGACGGCCGCGCCGCGCTCGGGCCGGTCCTGCGCGAATACATCGTCAGCGAGGCGATGTTCGCGCTCGGCATCCCGACCACCCGCTCGCTCGCCGCCGTCATGTCCGGCGAGCGCGTTCAGCGCGAGACCATGCTGCCGGGCGCCGTGCTCACGCGCGTCGCCGCGAGTCATGTTCGCGTCGGCACCTTCCAGTTCTTCGCAGCGCGCGGCGACACCGACGGCGTGCGCGCGCTCGCCGATCACGTCATCGCCCGGCACTATCCTGATATTGGCATCGCGGAGCGGCCCTATCACGCGCTGCTCGAACGCGTCGTCGCCCGGCAGGCGGACCTCGTCGCACGCTGGCTACTGGTCGGCTTCATCCACGGTGTGATGAACACCGACAACACGTCCATATCGGGCGAGACCATCGACTACGGCCCCTGCGCCTTCATGGACGAATACAACCCCGCGCAGGTGTTCTCCTCGATCGACGAGATGGGCCGCTACGCCTACGCCAACCAGCCGCGCATTGCGCTGTGGAACCTGACACGGCTCGCCGAATGCCTGCTGCCGCTATTCTCCGACGAGCAGGACAAGGCGATCGAACAGGCGCAATTCATTCTCGGCGAATTCGCCGACAAATTCACCGCCGCCTATCAGGCCGGGCTACGCAAGAAGGTTGGCCTGTTCACCGCGCAAGACGGCGATGAGGCGCTGGTGCAGGACCTGCTCGATGCGATGGCGAAGAATGAGGCCGACTTCACCCTCACCTTCCGCGGCCTGAGCGATGCCGCCGGCGACGGCTCGGGCGACAAGGTCCGCGATCAGTTCACTGATCCCGCCGCCTTCGACGAGTGGGCCGCGCGGTGGCGAAAGCGTCTTGCCGATGAGCCGCAATCGCCGGCCGAGCGGCAAGCCGCAATGCGCACGGTCAATCCGGCCTTCATCCCGCGCAATCACCGCATCGAAGCCGTGATTGCGGCGGCCGTGAACGACGACTACGCGCCGTTCGAGGAATTGCTGACGGTGCTGTCGAAGCCCTACGAGGATCAGCCGGAGTATGCGGCTTACACTGAGCCGCCATTGCCAGACCAACGCGTGCTGCGGACATTCTGCGGGACGTGAGTCACCGATCTATCCGCGTCATTGCGAGCGAAGCGAAGCAATCCACGCTTCAGCACGGGGTAGATGGATTGCTCGCGGAGCCTGTCATCGGGCGCGCATTTGCGCGACCCGTTGGCTCGCAATGACGGGATGAGAGCTTCCGTTAACCCAACTCCTTAAGCGCCCATCCACCATCAGCTGACGCGCATCCCCGCCGATTCCATAAATTAAGAAACGGTCAACACGCTCCCCACAAATCTAACGGCATATTGGGGGAGAATTGCCGTGGATGCCTTTGCTTTCGAATTCATGGGAATGGTGATGATTGCGCTCTGCCTCGCCGTGCTCGCGATCCCTTCGGGCCGGCGCCGGTCCCGACACATCCGTTACGAATAAGCCCTAGGAATTTCCCCACGAACCGCTGCGCCAGCGCAATTTGCCGGCGAAGTGCAACTTGCTTTTGCCGTTTCCGAAAATATGTATTATACGTATAATGGAGATTTCGACGAGGGATACTGGCAATGGTCAAGACCACGGCCCTGGAATTCCAGCGCAAATTCGGTGAATTCCAGCACCAGGCTCAGCGCGAACCGGTGGAGATCACACGGCACGGCCGGCGCGAGTTGGTCCTGATGTCGGCCGAACAATATGACTGGCTCACGGCTGCTGCCAAGCGCACCCATCGAACGTCAGATGCAACGTCGGTGATTATCCAAGCGGTGGAGCGGGCCGAAATGGATTCCGAACACGCAGGGCTCGACGATCTCCTGAAGTAGAGCCGCAAGCGTGACGCTTCCTGATCCGAAGCCGGGACTCATCGTCCGCTACGATTATCTCTGGTCTCACGAAGCAGCAGCCGGACGCGATCAAGGAAAGGACCGCCCGACCTGTCTCGTCGCGGCGAGTGATAACCTAGCCAAGCCGCGTTATGTCGTGCTGTTGCCGATTACGCATTCGCCGCCGGGCACAGGTACGGTGGGCGTCGAGATCCCAGCCAAGGTCAAGCGGGCCCTCGGCCTCGATGATGCGCCGAGTTGGGTCATCGTTTCCGAATACAACGCCGACGAATGGCCGAATGCTGGCCTGTCGCCGTTGCCCGGACGGCCGGGCGTGTTCAGCTATGGCTTCATCCCGCCCGGTCTGTTCGCAACAATCAAGGCCAGGTTTCTCGAGCTGGCGCGACAGAACAAGAGCCGCGCCGTGCGGCGCTGACCGGGCTTCTCGAAGACCGGCATATCGCAACCGGTCGAGGACCCCGCCCGCCCCCATTGAGTCGCAAAAAAGCCGTGCTCAGGCTCAAATGCAGGGCTCAAATCCTGACCAACACCCTTGACATATCAGCGTTTTCGGCAGAACGCGTGTCGGAAGCGTCATGGATTGTTCATGGATCTGATTACTACCACTTCGGACCTCGCTGCGGCCTGCTCCCGGCTCGCCCAGCACAAGGTCATCACGGTCGATACCGAGTTCCTGCGGGAGACGACCTACTACCCGCTGCTCTGCGTCGTGCAGATGGCGAGCCCGGACGAAGCCGTCGTGATCGACACGCTGGCGCCCGGCATCGACCTCAAGCCGTTCTTCGAGCTGATGGGCAACGAGGCAGTCCTGAAGGTGTTTCACGCCGCGCGCCAGGACATCGAAATCGTCTGGCACCAGTCTGGCACCATTCCGCACCCGATCTTCGATACCCAGGTCGCCGCGATGGTGCTCGGCTATGGCGACAGCATCGCCTATGACCAGCTGGTCGAGCGTGTCACCGGCCACCGGCCCGACAAGACCCACCGCTTCACCGACTGGTCGCGCCGGCCGTTGACGCCGGAGCAGATGCATTATGCGGTCTCCGATGTCACCCATCTGCGCGACGTCTTCGCCGCGCTCGATGCCGACCTGAAGAAGCGCGGCCGCAACGACTGGGTCAGCGAGGAGATGGAGATCCTGACCTCGCCGAAGACCTACGATTTCCATCCCGAGCGGGCCTGGGAGCGGCTCAAGACGCGGGTACGCAAGCCGAAGGAGCTTGCGGTGCTGATGGAAGTTGCGGCCTGGCGCGAGCAGGAAGCGCAAAGCCGCGACGTGCCGCGTTCACGCGTCCTGAAGGACGATGCGGTCGGCGACATCGCCACCCACGCCCCGACCTCGCTGGAGCGCCTCGCCGGCCTGCGTTCGCTGCCGAAGGGTTTTGACCGCTCGAAATGGGGCAGCGACATCATCGCCGCCGTGCAGCGTGGCCTCGCCCGCGATCTGCACACGCTGCCGAAAATCGAAAAGCCGCGCGGCAATTCCAATGGCGCTGCGACCGTCGAGCTGTTGAAGGTGCTGCTGCGGATGACCTCGGAACGCCATGCGGTTGCCAGCAAGGTGATCGCGACCGTCGACGATCTCGACCAGATCGCCGCCGATGATCACGCCGACGTGCCCGCGCTGCATGGCTGGCGGCGTGAACTGTTCGGCGAAGCCGCGATTGCGCTGAAGCACGGCCGGCTCGCGCTCGCGATCGAGCGGGGCCGCGTCGTCAGGGTCGAGCGGGCGTAGCAAAGTACCGCGGCTTTCATCCTTCGAGACGCATCGCTTCGCGATGCTCGTCAGGATGAGGTCTTAGATCCTCATGGTGAGGAGCGCGGCAGCGCCGCGCGTCTCGAACCACGAGGCCACAGACCACGTGATATGCCGAGCTACCACTTCAACTCCAGCCCCAACGTGCCCTGGTGGGACTGCGTCGCGGCGCGGAATTTTGCGTCGTAATTGACGTAGAGGCGCGCGGTGTTGGTCAGGCTCAGCGATGCCGAGCCGCCGGCATCGGCGCCGTAGCGGCTCTCGCCGATGCCCTGCAGGGTCAGGCTCTGGCCGCCGAGGCTGACGGTGATGTCGGAGAAATTCTGCACGAGGTTGTCGACGAATTTGCCGTAGCCCGAAACGTCGAGAATCTTGCCGTCGAAAATCCAGTAATGGCCGATCTCCGCGCCGATCATGACCCGCCCGCGCTGCACGGTGGCGCCGGTCGCGGCCACGGGATCAAGCCCGCCGATCTCCTGCAGCGCCCCGGTCTGGGCGCGGACATATTCGAACGCCGCCTTGGGCACGACGCGGTATTGGTCC includes:
- a CDS encoding protein adenylyltransferase SelO, encoding MTVHFPFQNTYSALPANFFARVAPTPVAAPRLIKLNRALAVHLGLDPDVLDSPEGAEILAGKRLPEGADPIAMAYAGHQFGQFVPQLGDGRAILLGEVIDKDGVRRDIQLKGSGPTPFSRRGDGRAALGPVLREYIVSEAMFALGIPTTRSLAAVMSGERVQRETMLPGAVLTRVAASHVRVGTFQFFAARGDTDGVRALADHVIARHYPDIGIAERPYHALLERVVARQADLVARWLLVGFIHGVMNTDNTSISGETIDYGPCAFMDEYNPAQVFSSIDEMGRYAYANQPRIALWNLTRLAECLLPLFSDEQDKAIEQAQFILGEFADKFTAAYQAGLRKKVGLFTAQDGDEALVQDLLDAMAKNEADFTLTFRGLSDAAGDGSGDKVRDQFTDPAAFDEWAARWRKRLADEPQSPAERQAAMRTVNPAFIPRNHRIEAVIAAAVNDDYAPFEELLTVLSKPYEDQPEYAAYTEPPLPDQRVLRTFCGT
- the rnd gene encoding ribonuclease D; this translates as MDLITTTSDLAAACSRLAQHKVITVDTEFLRETTYYPLLCVVQMASPDEAVVIDTLAPGIDLKPFFELMGNEAVLKVFHAARQDIEIVWHQSGTIPHPIFDTQVAAMVLGYGDSIAYDQLVERVTGHRPDKTHRFTDWSRRPLTPEQMHYAVSDVTHLRDVFAALDADLKKRGRNDWVSEEMEILTSPKTYDFHPERAWERLKTRVRKPKELAVLMEVAAWREQEAQSRDVPRSRVLKDDAVGDIATHAPTSLERLAGLRSLPKGFDRSKWGSDIIAAVQRGLARDLHTLPKIEKPRGNSNGAATVELLKVLLRMTSERHAVASKVIATVDDLDQIAADDHADVPALHGWRRELFGEAAIALKHGRLALAIERGRVVRVERA
- a CDS encoding type II toxin-antitoxin system prevent-host-death family antitoxin, translating into MVKTTALEFQRKFGEFQHQAQREPVEITRHGRRELVLMSAEQYDWLTAAAKRTHRTSDATSVIIQAVERAEMDSEHAGLDDLLK